A window from Argopecten irradians isolate NY unplaced genomic scaffold, Ai_NY scaffold_0588, whole genome shotgun sequence encodes these proteins:
- the LOC138313080 gene encoding uncharacterized protein: MRVTCRKLRGITQGQRMADLPADRLSPEPPFTYSGVDFFGPFYIKEGRKELKRYGVIFTCMSSRAIHVETANSLDTSSFINALRRFLAIRGPVRQLRSDRGTNFVGAERELREELEGLDDCQLQQFLSREGCDFISFKMNVPSASHMGGAWERQIRSVRNVLASLMLQSGSQLDDETLRTFMCEAAAIVNSRPLSATNLNDPHSAEPLTPTIF; encoded by the coding sequence ATGCGTGTGACCTGCCGAAAGTTACGTGGAATCACTCAAGGACAAAGGATGGCTGACCTGCCTGCGGATAGATTGTCGCCCGAACCACCATTTACATACAGCGGAGTTGACTTCTTCGGGCCGTTTTATATCAAGGAAGGTCGCAAGGAATTGAAACGCTATGGTGTCATTTTCACATGCATGTCTAGTCGTGCTATCCATGTAGAAACGGCAAACTCGCTTGACACCAGCTCATTCATCAATGCGTTGCGTAGGTTTCTGGCGATACGAGGTCCTGTAAGACAACTGAGATCAGACAGAGGTACAAACTTTGTCGGCGCTGAGCGTGAGCTCAGGGAAGAACTTGAAGGGTTAGACGATTGTCAGTTACAGCAGTTTCTTTCGAGAGAAGGATGTGACTTTATCAGCTTCAAAATGAACGTTCCTTCGGCGAGCCATATGGGCGGAGCCTGGGAGCGACAGATACGCTCGGTTAGAAATGTGCTTGCTTCATTAATGCTCCAATCTGGATCTCAGTTGGATGATGAAACTCTTCGAACATTCATGTGCGAGGCTGCGGCCATCGTGAACAGTCGACCTCTATCAGCGACGAACTTGAATGACCCACATTCAGCGGAACCTCTGACTCCAACCATCTTCTGA